The genomic interval ggggaacaaacgtctttcgacgaaacgtccgagtaccctacaACATTGTTGAGCAGTTTTAACGTTGTTTTGTATGAAAATAATTTGTCCCTCCAGAGCAGTTCTAACAGATTGTGTGACTTATTGGAAGTTgctgacataaataaataatcagtctTGCTTTAGTGGCTCTTCAGAGTAGATCTCTGCTGTGTGCACAGGCAGAATGAGGCCCAGCGCCCAGTTGGTTCCGAACACATCGGTGAGGTTGCTTCGCCACGGGCATCGGTTCTCCACCAACTGCCCCCTCTGCATCTGACACCAGGTCTGGCCTCGGGCCACCAGCAGCACTTGTTGGCAACAGAAGCCCGCGCACACCAGCCCGATCCCCAGCCACACGTACAACATCAGGACCAGAAAAAGCTGCAGGCCAGATATCGTTCCTGAATAGGAAAGTaggaattctctggtcatcatGCGTCGTCATGAAGTCAAATTTTTGTTGTccacaaaaaatggaaaactcACCTGTAAAGAAGTATCCAGTGGAGAGAGGAAGAAGAGTCAAAAAGGTCAACGGGTTCTCAAAAGAGATGGAGTACTCCACAGTGAGGAAGGCCACACCAAGAACCAGCGAATACAAGCAAGTGCACGAAGTGTAGATGCAAAACATGATGAAGTAGCGCATGTTTTTGTTGCCGATACAATTCCCAGTGAAGAAGCAGTGGTGATCCCGTTTGAGGATCACTTTCTTGCACAGTTTGCAGAAGTGGCGCCCGTTTAGAAGGTAATGTGCGTCCACTTTGTCCGAGCAGTGTGGGGAGCACACCGGGACAGTTGTTTCGTTAGCACTCGCCGCGGGGTACAGGATAGTCATTGTGTAATTCCCAAGCGCGTTGAAcatcagaaaaagaaaaattaaggtGTGTACGGTTGTGGAGCCTCCTGACGAGGCTGCGGGACTCGGGAAGATTGTAGGAATGAAGAAGCCAAAGTGCAGGATGAAGGTGACCACTGTCGCCGTGAAAAAGTATGCTGGGGCCACTGCATTGAGAAGCCTCAGTTTCAGCATCCGGGTGAACATGCCTGTGTGGGGGGGAATGGCGCAAAACAGCTAATCACGATACCATTTTCTTGTTAACTTTTGAGTTTGAAAACACAAATGTCGCAAACTGCACACATTGATTTCATGTTCTggtgaagattattttatatacatatttttgtttttgtcatttaattgAATGCGTTCTGAATTGCCTCAGAATCTAGATGTTTTGTGTAATAAATATGACCCCCTCTAGATCACAAACTTAAGACCCAGGGATCAGATCTGGCCtcctgcatcattttgtgtggtccacAAAGCCAAATCATGTACATTGACTTTGTTTCTTGCTAAAATGGTAAAATTGCTACTTGTCAAATGTTGAGAAATTGCAAGATTCTTTTGCTAACATTTCCCTCGTTTTGAATAAATCGACATTGTTGTGGTACAAAG from Stigmatopora argus isolate UIUO_Sarg chromosome 15, RoL_Sarg_1.0, whole genome shotgun sequence carries:
- the zdhhc22 gene encoding palmitoyltransferase ZDHHC22, with translation MFTRMLKLRLLNAVAPAYFFTATVVTFILHFGFFIPTIFPSPAASSGGSTTVHTLIFLFLMFNALGNYTMTILYPAASANETTVPVCSPHCSDKVDAHYLLNGRHFCKLCKKVILKRDHHCFFTGNCIGNKNMRYFIMFCIYTSCTCLYSLVLGVAFLTVEYSISFENPLTFLTLLPLSTGYFFTGTISGLQLFLVLMLYVWLGIGLVCAGFCCQQVLLVARGQTWCQMQRGQLVENRCPWRSNLTDVFGTNWALGLILPVHTAEIYSEEPLKQD